In the genome of Podospora pseudocomata strain CBS 415.72m chromosome 2 map unlocalized CBS415.72m_2.2, whole genome shotgun sequence, one region contains:
- a CDS encoding uncharacterized protein (EggNog:ENOG503PP8Z) produces MTEPENFDDELFADLYNDDDAAPAPKPAAAAQPVQYAAVQPTIETRQEDSYDPNQYNDYSGGGENGNMNQDDEEEEDDDDDIDFNLGNGPSTTLAPHDQQDYNDSHNNNNNNNNNNNSSSSSSNNNSHHEERQSYSAPSAPPAHTKGPNAKEDG; encoded by the exons ATGACAGAACCCGAGAACTTCGACGATGAGCTGTTTGCTGATCT CTATAACGACGATGATGCGGCACCAGCGCCCAAGCCGGCTGCCGCAGCCCAGCCTGTTCAGTACGCAGCCGTGCAACCGACCATCGAGACCCGGCAGGAGGACAGCTACGACCCCAATCAATACAACGACTacagtggtggaggtgaaaaTGGCAACATGAACCaggacgatgaagaagaagaggacgatgacgatgacatTGATTTCAACCTCGGAAACGGCCCTTCGACCACGCTGGCCCCCCATGACCAGCAAGACTACAATGACAGccataacaacaacaacaacaacaacaacaacaacaacagcagcagcagcagcagcaacaacaactctcACCATGAGGAGAGGCAGTCCTACAGTGCGCCCTCGGCGCCTCCTGCTCATACCAAAGGCCCCAATGCCAAAGAAGACGGGTAA
- the GYP1 gene encoding GTPase-activating protein (BUSCO:EOG09261YLQ; COG:U; EggNog:ENOG503NWNR): MMFSSSAGGKKATPQQEMVQVERSDSASPFWKAPQRDTPPLKRPARDSSLVVGAAYSHADILKFDSLNISGSGSRPRTPPSATSALERVPTQSPTTRTSKSPPFKQYMNFLSSTNDDWTADEAEDMYDYESDDGDDFGLPSLSNMKRRTRKKAEQSRAHLDDGLNGGGRERRYSNSEDIAIERPAASYPMPKKSEGKILRPQYKEILRDPANALHLINHPSIPANATPKEVDAINSRITRINKFKKLLQASTIPLPDLRSLAWSGVPEEVRAMTWQLLLSYLPTSSERRVATLERKRKEYLDGVRQAFGGGGQPAPGSSAPPRGTNRGLDEAIWHQISIDVPRTNPHIELYSYEATQRSLERILYVWAVRHPASGYVQGINDLVTPFWQVFLGTYITDPDIESGMDPGQLPRAVLDAVEADSFWCLTKLLDGIQDHYIVAQPGIQRQVSALRDLTARIDAGLAKHLEKEQVEFIQFSFRWMNCLLMREISVKNTIRMWDTYMAEEQGFSEFHLYVCAAFLVKWSDKLVKMDFQEIMMFLQSLPTGDWTEKDIELLLSEAYIWQSLFKGSSAHLKGQGGEGSRSASMNFTL; this comes from the exons AtgatgttttcttcttccgccGGCGGCAAGAAGGCCACTCCCCAG CAGGAGATGGTGCAAGTTG AGAGGTCCGA CTCTGCTTCACCATTCTGGAAGGCCCCTCAGCGGGACACCCCGCCTTTAAAGAGGCCAGCACGCGACTCGAGTCTGGTAGTCGGCGCCGCCTATTCACATGCCGACATTCTCAAGTTTGATTCCTT AAATATATCTGGGTCCGGATCGCGCCCAAGAACCCCGCCATCAGCGACGTCGGCCCTTGAACGAGTCCCGACACAATCCCCGACCACACGAACCAGCAAATCACCACCTTTCAAGCAATACATGAACTTTCTTTCCAGTACCAACGATGACTGGACCGCCGACGAAGCAGAGGATATGTATGACTATGAGTCGGACGACGGAGACGATTTTGGGCTTCCCAGTCTATCCAacatgaagaggaggacaagaaaaaagGCGGAACAAAGCAGGGCGCATCTGGACGACGGACTCAATGGCGGTGGTCGAGAAAGACGCTACTCGAACAGCGAAGACATAGCGATCGAGAGGCCAGCAGCAAGTTACCCGATGCCGAAGAAGAGTGAAGGAAAGATTCTACGACCACAGTATAAGGAGATCTTGCGCGATCCGGCAAACGCCTTGCACCTAatcaaccacccctcgaTACCCGCCAATGCCACCCCGAAAGAAGTTGACGCCATAAATTCAAGGATAACAAGAATAAACAAGTTCAAGAAGCTCCTCCAAGCCTCTACTATCCCACTACCAGATCTCCGGTCACTGGCATGGTCTGGCGTCCCAGAAGAGGTTCGCGCCATGACCTGGCAACTGCTTCTCAGCTATCTCCCTACCAGCTCGGAAAGAAGGGTAGCCACACTCGaacgaaaaagaaaagaatacCTTGACGGCGTGCGCCAAGCCttcggaggaggcgggcaACCAGCGCCAGGAAGCAGTGCACCACCCCGAGGAACGAACCGAGGCCTAGACGAGGCCATCTGGCATCAAATCAGTATCGATGTCCCCCGCACAAACCCACATATCGAACTCTACAGCTACGAAGCTACGCAGCGGTCTCTTGAGCGAATTCTGTACGTTTGGGCTGTCCGTCACCCGGCCAGCGGCTATGTCCAGGGTATCAACGACCTAGTGACACCATTTTGGCAAGTTTTCTTGGGAACATATATCACAGACCCAGATATCGAAAGTGGTATGGATCCGGGGCAGCTCCCTAGGGCGGTTCTTGACGCGGTGGAGGCGGATTCATTCTGGTGTCTAACTAAATTGCTGGACGGGATCCAGGACCATTATATCGTGGCACAGCCAGGAATCCAGAGACAGGTTTCGGCACTGCGGGACCTGACGGCGAGAATTGATGCCGGGCTGGCGAAGCacttggagaaggagcaggtggAATTCATCCAGTTTAGTTTCAGGTGGATGAACTGCCTGTTGATGAGAGAAATAAGTGTCAAGAACACGATACGGATGTGGGATACATACATG GCGGAAGAACAAGGCTTCTCGGAATTCCACCTATACGTCTGTGCCGCCTTTTTGGTAAAGTGGTCAGACAAGCTGGTAAAGATGGACTTTCAAGAAATCATGATGTTTTTGCAGTCGTTGCCGACGGGGGACTGGACGGAAAAGGACattgagctgctgctgagcgAAGCCTATATCTGGCAGAGTCTATTCAAGGGGTCGAGTGCCCATTTGAAAGGgcagggtggggaggggagtagGAGTGCGAGTATGAACTTTACTCTGTGA
- a CDS encoding uncharacterized protein (COG:A; EggNog:ENOG503NXXZ): MEHHNTTRPPPSSPEDYIPLSPSDASGNDDVLGRDYIPLSSSDSSPPIFSTSSPLSCSAISLGTAEELGDHSTSSEEGDSCDEPSPRIIYAKKDNRKMFIGGLNWETTDQSLRDYFSTFGEVVECTVMRDGATGRSRGFGFLTFKDPKTVNIVMVKEHYLDGKIIDPKRAIPRDEQEKTSKIFVGGVSQETTDHEFREYFAQFGRVVDATLMMDKDTGRPRGFGFVTFESEAGVEACLSANLEIHGKPIEVKKAQPRGNLREEEENNRRGGGAGGKFGKRGGQGGNGMDDGGQMGGMGGMGGGQGAGGMTPQVMAQYFQRMQQAMSMMQQQMMMNRNMNPAMMQMMQMQQMQQMQAMMQQAQGGRGGGGQNPMAAMGQMNPAMMQQMQAMMAQQAAQGGGPGGPGGPMPPAGGPGSVGGPGSPMGMHDQVGSPIGSSGQGGGGKAGFNAYEQQQFEQQKYEQQQQQGRRGGSRGAPDMQAAYNQGGYGGSGGGGSMSSQGGQGAPTSWEGMYDDVPQPIMSTGGGSGYGGGGRNFKNRGHNNQHQMSMSPGPSDPMNAPPANAPTGPKNAGRPGANMYRGGGRGGARGYHPYARG; encoded by the exons ATGGAGCATCACAACACGACTCGACCtccgccctcttctcccgAAGACTACATTCCTTTATCACCAAGCGATGCTTCTGGGAATGACGATGTACTCGGCCGAGACTACATTCCTCTTTCCTCCAGcgactcctccccgcccATCTTTTCAACCTCATCGCCACTTTCATGCTCGGCCATCTCGCTAGGCACAGCAGAGGAACTAGGAGATCACAGCACCAGTAGCGAGGAAGGCGACTCGTGTGATGAACCCTCCCCGAGGATCATATACGCGAAGAAAGACAACAG AAAAATGTTCATCGGCGGTCTCAACTGGGAAACCACCGACCAGTCCCTCCGCGACTACTTTTCCAcctttggggaggtggtcgagtGCACCGTCATGAGAGATGGCGCGACGGGCCGGTCGCGCGGGTTTGGGTTTCTGACCTTTAAGGATCCCAAGACGGTGAATATCGTCATGGTGAAGGAACATTATCTTGATGGGAAGATT ATCGATCCCAAGCGCGCCATCCCCCGTGATGAGCAGGAAAAGACAAGCAAGATTTTCGTTGGAGGCGTTAGTCAGGAAACCACGGATCATGAGTTCAGGGAGTATTTTGCCCAGTTTGGCCGGGTGGTGGACGCCACGTTGATGATGGACAAGGACACCGGTCGTCCGCGCGGGTTCGGCTTTGTCACGTTCGAGTCTGAGGCCGGGGTGGAGGCTTGTCTCTCTGCCAACCTTGAGATCCACGGAAAACCCATCGAGGTCAAGAAGGCTCAACCGAGGGGCAACCtcagggaggaagaggagaataACCGCCGTGGTGGGGGTGCGGGAGGCAAGTTTGGGAAGCGTGGTGGACAGGGTGGGAATGGAATGGACGATGGGGGTCAGATGGGCGGGATGGgcgggatgggtggtggtcagGGGGCCGGAGGGATGACGCCGCAGGTGATGGCGCAGTATTTCCAGCGGATGCAGCAGGCGATGAGcatgatgcagcagcagatgatgatgaaccGGAACATGAACCCGGCCATGATGCAGATGATGCAGATGCAGCAGATGCAACAGATGCAGGCCATGATGCAGCAGGCTcagggtgggagagggggcggaggacaGAACCCCATGGCAGCGATGGGGCAGATGAACCCGGCCATGATGCAGCAGATGCAGGCCATGATGGCTCAGCAGGCGGCGCAGGGAGGTGGTCCTGGCGGTCCTGGGGGGCCGATGCCTCCTGCTGGTGGCCCTGGAAGTGTCGGTGGTCCTGGTAGTCCCATGGGCATGCACGACCAGGTTGGCAGTCCCATTGGTAGCTCTGGTCagggaggcggcggcaaggCTGGTTTCAACGCCtacgagcagcagcagtttgAGCAGCAAAAGtacgagcagcagcagcagcaaggccGGAGGGGTGGTAGCAGAGGCGCTCCCGACATGCAAGCTGCCTACAACCAGGGAGGGTatggcggcagcggcggcggcggtagcATGAGCTCGCAGGGCGGACAGGGCGCTCCGACCAGCTGGGAGGGCATGTATGATGATGTCCCTCAGCCGATCATGTCTACCGGCGGTGGTAGCGGCtacggtggtggaggccgGAATTTCAAGAACCGCGGacacaacaaccagcaccaaatGTCCATGTCGCCTGGCCCGTCTGACCCTATGAACGCCCCTCCTGCTAATGCCCCGACGGGACCCAAGAACGCTGGTAGACCTGGCGCCAACATGTaccgtggtggtggaaggggaggtgccCGTGGGTACCATCCTTATGCCAGAGGCTAG